The Mercurialis annua linkage group LG2, ddMerAnnu1.2, whole genome shotgun sequence genome contains a region encoding:
- the LOC126668897 gene encoding uncharacterized protein LOC126668897 encodes MLHRSFKPAKCKTALKLAASRIKLLKNKRDAQVRQLKRELAQLLESGQDQTARIRVEHVVREEKTMAAYDLIEIYCELIVARLPIIESQKNCPIDLKEAISSVIFASPRCADVPELMDVRKHFTAKYGKEFVSAAAEVRPDCGVSRLLVEKMSARAPDGPTKIKILSTIAEEHNVKWVPKSFGEKEMEPSDNLLNGPSSFQQASKINTQEPPNSVGQGPPSSGPSSKHYERHDAPVNSYGSNSRSSPHSQTFPSTSADPNKAMPSANSHDDKRSFGTGSEDVEFRHSYTSEHSHSSAGGRRWNMEFTDATAAAQAAAESAELASLAARAAAELSSQGRISRQQSTEPKKGSHFRSNEEGPQNNFDSRSEGKNHGRVRADNTSRRSNSGKSFEQSFENEQDDLAGLAERFNNLKSSNISGQSASIHSSSSSLDEFPNVSDLQMVDRHSRKASYEFEKSDLAGEVNTKRVNSEEEFANDSPRGLRSENVGYFEEGSIRKQSSSVFTDPHYQTPSDQHNILSSLSQQKFSEEANKESLFFDDGNIQRDGNDRNSFDNHAVAFDDSGSDDDELKFDDKEDYYGQNNSYFSSHPSAIISDKSPRLNMQDSLGKSSSQSLFASDSHFATVFSEELTDDIVPSRADDMLPGTFDHSDGPSSESEGELYESKFLASKRDSSSPHHEIAYTSNPEETQNVDAHMIGSPNMEFNRKTWKQHSATDSDVLVHSEGIHAVEVGVETETDRKFGYGEASRIYGKSKSNTNKDSLLSSVDEDIQQFQSLDALENSKPINNSSLENDPELNFPKLTGGFRNKAYRHPPYVRNASNGSSVSKEAEKENSMRIEQPSSSRKADIDSGARDQEPYNHLVHQKVNKKEISNITVSSSDSSDHEEPARQVFTSGPEAGSEGSKRSGLRSYFDSDKSDSEEDLRKENSSSKTRLGPGLSRRSNTPVSSSEINSSSKSRAPFKSPVTADRVVEQKSSSASSYATETQVNSPSRKNSHHQGRSERVKSPPEQASSEPVSQYRRFMHEESSSKSSKSIDTQQNHPSQSSNSFNSRKTEQRKSTEPAKSISESKQSSREKNLKPSVREQSSSRPSRTVTSGGAESTKTSVSRADPPSRENSIDKASHVHPKLPDYDTITAHLLSLRQNRQ; translated from the exons ATGCTGCACAGAAGCTTCAAGCCAGCGAAatg TAAAACGGCGTTGAAACTAGCGGCGTCGCGTATAAAGTTATTGAAAAACAAACGAGATGCGCAGGTTAGGCAGCTCAAGCGAGAATTGGCTCAATTGCTTGAATCGGGTCAGGACCAGACTGCTAGAATTCGG GTTGAGCATGTGGTTAGAGAAGAGAAGACAATGGCGGCGTATGATCTTATTGAGATATACTGTGAACTTATTGTTGCACGTTTGCCAATCATTGAATCACAGAA aAACTGTCCCATTGACTTGAAAGAAGCAATATCCAGTGTCATTTTTGCATCTCCAAGATGTGCGGATGTACCAGAATTGATGGATGTCCGTAAGCATTTTACAGCAAAATATGGGAAAGAATTTGTTTCTGCTGCAGCTGAAGTACGTCCAGACTGTGGTGTTAGCCGCCTG TTGGTGGAAAAAATGTCTGCCAGAGCTCCTGATGGTCCcacgaaaataaaaattctgAGTACAATTGCCGAGGAACATAATGTTAAATGGGTTCCTAAATCATTTGGCGAGAAAGAAATGGAGCCTTCTGACAACTTGCTG AATGGACCGAGTTCGTTCCAACAGGCCAGTAAAATTAACACCCAAGAGCCACCCAATAGTGTTGGTCAGGGACCTCCTAGTTCTGGACCTTCTTCCAAACACTATGAAAGGCATGATGCACCTGTTAACTCGTATGGCTCCAATTCAAGATCATCACCACATTCCCAAACCTTTCCTTCCACTAGCGCCGATCCTAATAAGGCAATGCCATCTGCCAATTCTCATGATGACAAAAGATCTTTTG GAACTGGGTCTGAAGATGTGGAATTTAGGCATTCCTATACTTCGGAGCACAGTCATTCCTCTGCAGGTGGGCGGCGTTGGAATATGGAATTTACGGATGCTACAGCTGCTGCACAGGCAGCTGCTGAGTCTGCGGAACTAGCAAGTTTGGCTGCCAGAGCTGCTGCAGAACTTTCAAGCCAAGGAAGGATATCCAGGCAGCAGTCAACCGAGCCAAAAAAGGGTTCTCATTTTAGGTCAAATGAAGAAGGGCCTCAAAATAATTTTGACTCAAGGTCGGAAGGCAAAAATCATGGGCGAGTTCGAGCAGACAATACATCTCGCAGAAGTAACTCTGGGAAGAGTTTTGAGCAAAGTTTTGAAAATGAACAAGATGACCTGGCAGGATTGGCTGAAAGGTTTAACAATCTCAAGAGCTCTAATATATCTGGCCAGTCAGCTTCCATACATTCCAGTAGTAGTTCTTTGGATGAATTCCCAAATGTGAGTGATCTTCAAATGGTAGATAGGCACTCTAGGAAAGCCTCATACGAGTTCGAAAAGAGTGACCTTGCAGGTGAAGTAAATACAAAGAGAGTAAATAGCGAGGAAGAATTTGCGAACGACTCGCCCCGTGGACTGAGATCTGAGAATGTTGGTTATTTTGAAGAGGGAAGCATCAGGAAACAGTCCAGCAGTGTCTTCACTGACCCTCATTATCAAACTCCCAGTGATCAACACAATATACTTTCCAGTTTGAGCCAGCAGAAATTTTCTGAAGAAGCTAATAAGGAATctttattttttgatgatggAAATATTCAAAGAGATGGAAACGATAGAAATTCATTTGACAATCATGCTGTTGCTTTTGATGATTCTGGATCAGATGATGACGAATTGAAATTTGATGACAAGGAGGATTACTATGGCcaaaataattcatatttttcttCTCATCCTTCTGCAATTATAAGTGATAAGAGCCCCAGGCTAAACATGCAAGATTCACTAGGAAAGTCCAGTTCACAGTCGCTCTTCGCCTCTGACTCCCACTTTGCGACTGTATTTTCTGAAGAGTTGACAGATGATATAGTTCCTTCACGAGCAGATGACATGTTACCTGGAACTTTTGACCATTCAGATGGACCAAGTTCAGAGAGTGAAGGGGAGCTGTATGAATCTAAGTTTCTTGCAAGTAAACGTGACAGCTCTTCTCCTCATCATGAGATTGCATATACAAGTAATCCTGAGGAAACCCAGAATGTTGACGCTCATATGATAGGATCGCCAAACATGGAATTTAATAGAAAGACATGGAAACAGCATTCTGCAACTGATTCAGATGTATTAGTTCATTCCGAAGGAATCCATGCAGTCGAAGTTGGTGTTGAAACTGAAACTGATAGGAAGTTTGGTTATGGTGAGGCGTCTCGCATATATGGGAAATCCAAATCAAATACCAATAAGGACAGTTTGTTATCATCAGTGGACGAGGATATTCAACAATTTCAATCACTGGATGCCTTGGAGAATAGTAAACCTATTAATAACTCGAGTCTGGAAAATGATCCGGAGTTGAACTTTCCAAAGTTAACAGGTGGCTTTCGAAATAAGGCTTATAGGCATCCACCGTATGTTAGAAATGCTTCAAATGGTTCTTCAGTGTCCAAAGAAGCTGAAAAGGAAAATTCTATGAGGATTGAGCAGCCATCTTCATCTCGTAAGGCTGATATTGATTCTGGAGCTCGTGATCAAGAACCGTACAATCATTTGGTGCAccaaaaagtaaataaaaaagagatcTCAAATATCACAGTTTCATCTTCTGATTCCAGTGATCATGAGGAACCGGCACGCCAGGTTTTTACAAGTGGTCCAGAGGCTGGCAGTGAAGGGAGCAAAAGATCAGGATTAAGGAGTTATTTTGACTCGGATAAGAGTGACTCTGAGGAGGATCTTCGTAAAGAAAACTCATCAAGCAAAACTCGATTAGGTCCCGGATTATCTAGACGGTCAAATACTCCTGTTTCCAGTTCTGAGATAAATTCATCTTCCAAGTCCAGGGCTCCTTTTAAGTCTCCGGTTACTGCAGATCGTGTTGTAGAACAAAAGTCATCCTCGGCGAGTTCCTATGCTACTGAAACTCAAGTGAATTCCCCTTCTCGGAAGAATTCACATCACCAGGGACGTTCTGAGCGGGTTAAATCACCACCAGAACAAGCTAGTTCTGAGCCAGTTTCGCAGTACAGAAGATTTATGCATGAGGAATCATCCTCAAAAAGCTCCAAGTCTATTGATACTCAACAAAATCATCCTTCTCAATCCAGTAATTCATTTAACTCGAGAAAAACAGAGCAGCGAAAATCGACAGAACCAGCTAAATCAATTTCAGAATCAAAGCAGTCATCACGCGAGAAAAATCTAAAACCATCAGTGAGAGAGCAATCATCGAGTCGTCCCTCAAGAACCGTAACATCAGGTGGTGCTGAAAGTACAAAGACATCTGTGTCACGTGCAGATCCTCCGTCCAGGGAAAACTCCATCGACAAAGCCAGTCACGTGCACCCAAAACTTCCGGATTATGACACTATAACAGCACACCTATTGTCTCTCCGACAGAATCGTCAATAG
- the LOC126669158 gene encoding probable caffeoyl-CoA O-methyltransferase At4g26220: MSKGLLKSEELYQYVLETSVYPREPEPLRELRTVTATHPSAMMATSPDAGQLIAMLLQLVNAKKTIEVGVFTGYSLLLTALSIPEDGKIIAIDVNRESYEIGLPIIRKAGVEHKIDFIESEALPVLDKLVKDHESEGGFDFAFVDADKINYWNYHERLLKLLKVGGIVVYDNTLWGGTVVMPEEATPEGMRMGRELTIKLNKLLAADSRVQISHASVGDGITICRRLH; encoded by the exons ATGTCGAAGGGATTATTGAAAAGTGAGGAGTTGTATCAG TATGTGCTAGAGACTAGCGTGTATCCCCGCGAACCAGAGCCACTCAGGGAGCTAAGAACTGTCACTGCTACCCACCCGAG CGCTATGATGGCCACTTCTCCAGATGCTGGTCAGTTGATAGCCATGTTATTACAGCTAGTGAATGCTAAAAAGACTATAGAAGTGGGAGTTTTCACAGGATACTCACTTCTCCTTACTGCTCTTTCAATTCCTGAGGATGGTAAG ATTATAGCCATAGATGTTAATCGCGAGTCTTATGAGATAGGGTTGCCGATTATAAGGAAAGCTGGCGTTGAACACAAAATCGACTTCATAGAATCTGAGGCTTTACCAGTTCTTGACAAGCTAGTGAAAGAT CACGAAAGTGAAGGCGGTTTTGATTTTGCTTTTGTTGATGCTGACAAAATCAATTACTGGAACTACCATGAGAGGCTACTGAAATTACTGAAGGTGGGTGGAATAGTTGTGTATGATAATACTCTCTGGGGAGGGACAGTTGTTATGCCTGAAGAAGCAACTCCAGAGGGTATGAGAATGGGCAGAGAGCTTACAATTAAACTTAATAAACTGCTTGCAGCTGATTCTCGTGTCCAAATTTCGCATGCTTCTGTGGGTGACGGAATCACAATCTGCAGGCGACTCCACTGA